The Nymphaea colorata isolate Beijing-Zhang1983 chromosome 11, ASM883128v2, whole genome shotgun sequence genome includes the window AATATGGAGTGCTAGAAATTCTACTGCTGtaccaacaaaaatatatacatatgacaTCAATTTATATTGGCGAGCAGGCATGGAGCTTGTGGCGTGAAGGGAAAGGGACAGAGTTCATCGACCCAGTCCTTAAAGATGGTACTACTTCTACAAGTGATCAAATGCTAAGGTGTTTGCATATTGCCTTTCTTTGCATTCAAGAAGATCCTGCAACCAGGCCATCCATGTCCACGGTAGTTCTCATGCTTGGGAACAATTCTTTGGACCTTCCCTTGCCTACACAACCTGcacttattttagaaaaaattgcagGATCAAGCCTACCACATTCTTCTGTTGTTTGGACTACTGCTTCTAAAAGCACGACAGagtgaaagcaacaaaattttcacCCAGGATGAATGTGAACATGGAAGACATTCTGCCAATGTACGCAAATCATGCATTGGAGAAGTGAACGTATGCCTAATGGAATTTACCTGATTCGATATATTTATTACTTCATATTTTAGGTCTCCAACTGGGAGAGAAGCATATCTCCCTTGGGGTTAATCCCCCGATCTTCATTCCCAACCATATGAAGGAAGGAGTGGTTTGCACATCACATGTCAAATGAACCGACCTTGTTATACTCAAGCTCACCTCTTGTAGTAAGTACCCAAGAAAAGCTCATTTTCATGAAAGATGCATCTCTACAAGCTTAATTCCACAGCTGCAACTTTGATAAATTAAAAGCCAAACAGATTATTGAAAAGCTTAATCTCTTTCTAGTCACCTGAGCCCAAGCTTCTTGACTATTGCCATTTACATTCGCGCCGCTCAATGCAAGGCAGGGGCAAAGTGGCCAATAAATTCCCAGACTTTTTGCAGCTTACTCCTAATATTTTGCCCACACTAGCTCAATATTTTGCCCACACTAGCTCCCATGTGACTCCGCCTCTTAGCACCACTATATGCAAAAAGGAAATCTTTTATAGcactaatataaaaataaagtttggtgtgggcaactaccCGCACATGCCTGTGGCTCTACCACTGATTGACACTAAGCAAATAGCAATAGCCAATGCTATTGCACGAAATGAAGGCTTTGCCTGAATGAAGGCACTAAATAGATACTAGGAACTTGCTTCCAGAAAATGATTCTTAGTTCTACTGGTTACAATTATCACAGAAAGTAGTATTTGCAGAGAGCAACCCAATTTTGCTTTATCAGTAATTGTAGTGCATTGACTCTTAGTTGTTACAGCGGTAAATGAAGCCAATTAAAACGACCAGTAGTATTGGTAATTAAATTACTTTTAATCCATCAGCTGAGAAATGGACTATTTGGGAACTTAAGCTTTACTTCTACAAATTTTAGGAAGTTTAGCGTTGGCACAAATTAAACGTTTCAGTAGTTGGAATCGGTCCGGGTTCGAGTTGGCTCGACCTGTTGAACACCTCTACCTCTacttgagctcgagttgtgcTCGGCTTGGTTCCTTTGCACCTGGATAAAATGGATAAACTATATCTAGTTTTCCCATTTTGTTCAATAAAGGGTAGCGCATAAAGGTGCCAAATGATCAAAATGCCTCTAGTATGTTAAAGGAAAAGCCCTCCCCATATTGATTAAAAAATGGAAAGTACAAATTAAATTTCCAAAacatctgtttttctttttttgagtttttttttttattgaggaTCAGTGGTTCATTTTACCATTACGAAGAACTCCCTCTTATGGCCAAGATTTATAGAGTTTGCTTTGCAACTTATTATGATTTAAAAGAATAACACATTAGGGTGTGACAACGACCATAAGAATTGTACATTGTAGGGCTGTTCACCTGGTCgagctaactcgagctcgactcgagctcacacgataaacttgactcgaaATGGACTCGACAACCTAAATGAGTAGAGCTCGTGTTTAGTGGTATTAACTCAGTTAAGCTCAAGAATGCGTGACTGGCAAGTGAGAAGTTCCATGTTCAAATCTATATGccatctctttttttaaaaaataattttttaataaaatgcttGGCTCGATTTCAGCTTAATCGGGCCGCCGAGtttgagttttaagaactcTAGCCAAGTTGAACTCGAGTTAATGAAATCAAACTAGACTCGAGCTTGAACCGAATTCAAGTTTCTTTAAAGACACTCAGTTGAGTTAGAACAGTTCTAGTGCACCGGATCCTTTTTAAAGTCGACCTCCGCCAAATTATTTCAAAGGACCGTCCACATAAATGATAATAAGAGTGGTACATTTATTAGATAAGGAGGGATATGACAATTTATTTTCAACGGGAATGTTGGTTGATTGCATTAAATAGCCAGTACGAGCGATACTATCCCTAAACATACTAACGTAGACAAGCTTTCACTTAAGCGTCTGCTTTTtattatattcaaatataagCCTCATATTTCTAGTTTATCTGATACGAGGCTTTACTTTTGCTATCAACTACTAATAATTAATAAAGGGTTCCAAGTAACATGACAGTTAagacgtaaaaaaaaaaaaattgtgtttactTTAGATCGTtgtttcaaatattaaattaacaAAAAGATGTCGCTTTTTGTGCAATAGAAAAGGTCGCCTTTGTTATTTCCTATATTCCTAATGTTTCAGCCAAAGTCCACACACATTACGTAACGTACGCCCTTGTTAGTAAATTGAAGCCATAAAAGTAAATGGGACCTATGTTTGACAATATGGGCAAAAGAGAAGAGCCATTTGAATGAAAACCAGAAAGTAGCAAAAAATGACCTCGTCCGGAGGGTCTATTAACCGCAGACGATCAGAATATAGTGCATGCTTCTGCTTCCTCCTCTTCTGTTCCCGTTTCTACGCACAAGAATCCTGTCATCCTTCACATAGCAATGCGCAGAACAGGCTGCTGCTTCATTTTCATAATCgctcttctcctttctttggGGCTAGTCAACATGGCTGAGAGCCCCTACTGGATTTGCCTCGGCAGCTCAAagtattgtcacaaaaaacaggtatgggtattatacggtgaataaaaaaaacaggtataatacggcagAGTTATGTATCTcaaaaataaaacgaaaaaaagacagcaaattttaaaaaaataaatgaataatcctaataattatataaaaaaaagtaaatgagaaattaaaagaaacattgaaaaatgactagataagcaacacattaaaattaaataatgaaaactACCAGTCTAACAAATACACCATACTCCATAGCAATAGATTCCTTTGCAAGAATACCCACTAAAGCCATCATTGCCTATCAACTATTTACGGCCTTAATTCATCAAAATCGTAAAAACTACATAGCATTATGTGAATCTGTAGtttaaagaaaccaaaaagagaatCCACCATTTGCCTCGGTCACTGATTTTTAGATACGACCAAAACTTAGACATGAGGATACATATACGGATATACCTAAACCAAGATATGAGAACACAAACCGCCAAAGATGATTCTGCCAAATGAACAGACAGTGAAGTACGCTTCATCTAACAAGTTTTAGAAACAAACAGAAGATGAGATGGAGACCAAGGCATGCATTGATGCATACAACAAGTTTTAGAAACAAACAGAAGATGAGATGGAGACCAAGGCATGCATTGATGCAtacaacaacaagaaaaaagaaaaatcgaacAACACATGTATACTATAGTCTAGATTCTATAGTCTATAcgttgtaaaaaaataaaaaaactaaatggAAACTTGGAAAGAGAACCTTGGAATGAAAAAGAGATGGAGACGAAGGAAGTCAAATCTCACCCTCTTCAACtggatgaaaatgagaagaagaagatcagacCAAACCAGTCGAATCTCGAATGCCCTCCTCTTCAGCCAATTGATCGAGGAACGAACGAAGGAAGAAGTTCTCAGTTCTCACCTCACTCCAAGAAGAAGTTCGAAACTTCCTTAGAACGCCTGTTACGCCTCTTTCGATTTCAAGTTTTTAACTCTAAGTCCTCTTTCCCTATGTGAGAATACTTTTTTGCCACTAAAAGGTcgaacaagtttaaaaaaaaagccaacGTCTTAAACAATATTACAAGCTATGCCATTTACAGTCGCAGGTTAAAAGAAAACGCAAAAAATCGTTTTATACGCGTTTTATATgcgttttttaaaatttaccgtttttttcaaaaaaacgcgtctttttccctttttttcggCTGGaacttttttggcattttttttaatataacgcCATTTTTTGTATAGGTTTTCAGTTTCTTGAATCTTCAAAgtaaaatttgcattttgtgtTCAATATACAAGTGTAATATAAATCATAGGGTATAATATTGACGGTTAAGGACTTTTGTCAtactatataagtatataacTTAATACCAGCTAATTAATAGCTTCATTATTGTAATTGTCGCCTAAGTCTGATTAGGCACACCCAGGCGTGCCTAGGCGCTAGTGCCTTTCTGGTAGCCAACGTTACTTTCACCGGCTTCTACAATGTCACCGTAGGCAAGAGCCCCGACCAAGTCATTGTCGTGGTGACATTGACGGCGAATCTTGCAAGGTCTGCGTCTCTGATGCTGCCTCACTGGTCACCCTGCAGTGCCCCAGGAACAGAGTGGTTGACGTTTTCCTCCCGAGCTGCATCATGTACGTCACCGTTCCCAACTTTACGATTCCTCGATCGTTTATGAATGTCTCCTTCCAGGCAGCTGAAGCCATCCCCGACCCTGAAAGATTCAAGCCCATGCTCACctccttcttcaacaatctcATCCTTTCCGCCACCACCAACCCTTCAGGCCGTTTGTATTGGGGCGACAGTTTCAGGTATTCTCAGAACTTGACTGTCTATGCCATGGCGCAGTGCATTCAGAACCAAACCCCAAAGAGCTGCGGACGTTGTTTAGACGAAGCCTTCGCTATAATGTTCAAAGATGGTACAAATACAACAAGCAGTACAGTTTTCCATAATATTGAATGTACTGTAGTTTACGACATCTATCCCTTTTTCACTCCCCCACCTCACAAGATTGCTCCAAGCATCGCCATTTCCATCTCAACTAGCTGCTTCCAACCGTCATTGATCGACAAGGTTAGAAGCCCGTTTCATAGAAACCTCAAGGCCTTGCTCAATAATTATCTGATAGTGCAGGCACCTCTCAATGGCTTCTACGACGAAACCGTCGGCTTGGGCTCCAGCCAAGTCTACGGCCAAGCCTTGTGCCGAGGGGACATCACTAAGGATGTTTGCTGGCATTGCATAGCCCAGGCTTCTACCAAAATCCAAGAGTTATGCCCCAACAGCAGAAGGGCAATCATATGGCTCGACCTCTGCCATTTGCGCTACTCCGACGAGAACTTTGCCGGCACAGTAGATGTCCAGGACAGGGCATGCCAACCATCAGCGGAGAACACATCGAATCCGACGAACTTCGATGAGAATTTGAGAATCCTCTTCTCTAACTTGACCTCGAAGGCCGTGCAGAGCTCTCCCACTCACTTCTTTGCTACAGGAAAAACCCTGCTTCCTGACTCACAAACGATCTACGCTTTAGTGCAGTGCGTGAGAGACATATCTGCAGACCAATGTGTGTGGTGCTTGCGGAATGCCAGCGCTGATATTGAGGGGTGCTTTAATGGAAGGCAAGGCGGTCGAATCCTCAGGGGAAGCTGTAGCCTGAGTTTTGGGATGCAGTCTTTCTTTGCAGGCGATCCAGCGCTGGTTTCATCTGTGCAGCCTAATCATGGTGAGTGTGACTCTTACTCTGCCCATCACATGCTCAAGGTCCAAGGAGATCTACAATCCTAATTGTCAGGTGAAAGACTGTCCACCATTTTGAGCAACAATTGTGTTAAAAATGGACTGAAGAAGAAACCTGATAAAGCAGGAAACTGCGTTCAAGGGTTGCCACGAAGTCATTCTATTTTAGTCCTTATTTTTTTGGATGATTAATCCCACTGCCCGAACTAGATTTGAATCCCTCCTCACTAGAAGCGGTGAGATCTCTTATTGCTTCGTCGTCAGCCCATAGAAGCTACTCTTAGATGGTTCTATGCTTTGTGAGGgcctttttctttctaaacaCTAAGTTTTTCAGATAACTCTTGTATGCTGTACTTCTGTCTGCTCCCAATTGAACTGTCTAATATTTTTGTAAACAACGATATCATACACAACCGTAAACAACGATATCATACACATAACCATTGTCCTTTGGAAACAGGGCACCGCCGCCGATGGATGCTGGTTCTCATTTGCTTCATTTGTGGGCTACTGCTTACAGCAGCCTTCGCTTTTTGCTTAGTTGGGAAACTAAAACAACGTCTAGGTAAAGTTGACCTGCCTTGAAAGACTCTACAGGCCTAATGGTCGCGATAAGAGTTCATCATTTGATTCACACTCCTTCATGTCGTTTTAGAGAAGCTAAAACAGAAAGAGACAATTCTCACTGATACTGAGAGTgcagaagagaatgaaacaacCTTTGATTTACCACAAATCAGCCTGAGGACAATACAAGATGCTACAGATAAattttcagaataaaaaaagcTTGGAGAAGGTGGATATCGACCTGTCTACAAGGTAATTGGAGTAATTAGTTCTTGGTCGATTCGTCCTTCTGTTATTCATTCTTATATTTAACAAAATTACTGTAATGGTGATCCATGGGACCATGTCACTTAATTGTGACAGAGTGTCGATTCTGAACTTCTTGATAAGGGTCACTGACTTTCTGACGATAGTCAGCAAACAACTTAACTTTCCGACCATGCGTTGGCAGAGTTTACTGTCtcaattgaatttaaatttatttctcTTATTTGATTTACTCGGAGAGGTTCTTCCACATCTGTAGGTAACAGGCATTAAACCTGAGTGAGCTCCATGTAGTCAAACAGCTGTAAGCGTGTGACCCGGACCATATCTGGAAAATAAAGTAGcgaaaaatattcaaatgaagGGAAAATAATTGATCCCAAGTTGGAGTTTCCCTACATGCATTAATGAGGAGCAGAAGCTTGGAGATTATTTACttttaataaaatgacaaatgaaTAATTGCTGATGCTTTCAAACTAGGGCAAGCTTCCCGATGGACAGGAAGTAGCTGTGAAGAGGCTATGCGGACGATCTAGGCATGGTTTAAAGCAGTTCAGGAATGAAGTTGAGTCGATGGCGAAACTTCAACACACAAACCTGGTCAGGCTCATTGGTTGCTGCTCAGAAAAAGGGGAGAAGTTgctcatatatgaatatatgcccAACAAAAGCCTTGATTTCATCGTCAGGGGTTGgtattttgatttctttcacaCGATTACACATACATAGAAAGGGCACGTAAAGTCTGAATGGAGTAGTTTCATGAGGTTTAAAGATTCGCCGCCTAAGAGCACCCACACATGGTGGCCTGGAAAATGAACTGAAAATATAGTTTCTTTTCTGCATGTCAAGAGATACCAGTATATCATGTGCTTTCAGATGAAACTTCAAGTTCACCACGCAAATTACAAACTTTATTTCAACTTCATGGCAGCAGATGATCACGTTCGCAAAAAACAAGTGAGAAAGGTATGAAATATTTCGAAGGAGGACCCCGACCAAAGACATAGTTtagtcaaattttaaaaattcaagtgCTGGTTGGAAGTATAGGACACAAATCTTGTTTAATCTCACGTCCAGGTAGAACTTTTCTGAAACTCTggaaccagagagagagagtgggagagagagaggttgagagagagggagagagaggttacTCGAATGAAAGTTATTAAACAATACAATGTGCAGATCCAGAAAGGCGTGCTTCGTTGGACTGGGCAAAAAGGTTCAATATCATCATAGCAATTGCAACAGGGATGCTTTATCTACACCAAGATTCTCGACTCAACATCATTCATCGGGATCTCAAACCGAGCAATGTGTTGTTAGATGAGCAACTGAATCCTAAAATTTCTGACTTCGGATTGGCAAGGATTTTCAGCGGAGTTCAGGGCCAGGCAACTACCAGTATCATTGTTGGTACATAGTAAGTGCAAAGCTACCATAAATTTTTGTTGCTGAATAGGTCTTTATAATCACCATGACTTCTTTCTTCATCAATTGTAATTCTGTGCTTCCATGGTATCTGATCCGAAAGTCAAATTCTTTATGCTTCTTTCATTTATGTTAGGTGAAACACTGTAACCTTTTTTAGTGAATTAATATAAGGAGATCTGCAAAAAACAAatcattccttttatttttatgacTAAACGACAGGCGAACTTGATAGTCATAAAGGATCACAGAGTTCTTGCGATCTACACTTGTCAAAGACAAGAAGCCAACACATGCTAGtccaaaattgtttttttgatGCTAGTGAATAGTGGAGGTGAACCGCACAATTGTGCTCCTTTCGTTGAGCCTGTGAGTGATAGGAAGAGCAGCTCTAAGATGCGACCGCCATTTTAAGTTATCTTAAAATCAATTAAcgcattttctttccttctttcagTGGATATATGGCTCCAGAGTATGCAATGGATGGCGTCTTTTCTACAAAATCTGATGTCTACAGCTTTGGCATTTTATTGTTCGAAATTATCAGCGGCCAACTGAATTCCTTCAGGTTTGTAGTCTTGTTGAGCATGTaataagtctctctctctctttctctctctctctctctctctctctgtgtgtgcgcgcgtgtgtgtgtgggtgttgCGATCAAGTTTTGACTTATTGGATGTTGTTCCACTTGCGCCACACAATCGACACATGGGTATATGACCGGTGAAGGAGAGCTATGAACTAGAACAAATGGTAATCTAGCCTCTGAGGTGCTAGGGATTCGACCACCCTATCAACAAATATCTACTTTCAATTGATGGACAGGCATGGAGCTTGTGGTGCGAAGGAAAAGGGACAGAGGTCATTGATCCAGTCCTCAAGGACGCTACTACATCAACAAGTAATCAAATGCTACGATGTCTGCACATTGGCTTTCTCTGCATTCAAGAAGATCCTGCAACCAGGCCAACGATGCCGACGGTGGTTCTCATGCTTGGGAACGATTCGATGGACCTTCCCTTACCCAAGCAACCTGCAGCCATTGGGGAAAATGTTGCAGATTCAAGCCAACGACGTTCTGTTATTACGTCTGTCGCTTCTGAAAGTACCACAAGGTAAGGGCAACAAACGTTGCACACTTGACCACCAAGAAATCTGAAGAAAAAGGTATATGCAACATGTCAGTGTTCTAAATTAATAATAAACTATGAGTTAATTGATTCTACCTGTATCGAAAGAACCTTGCACGTTGCAAACTCTCCGTTGATGCCCAACTCTTCTCCGCGAATCGAGAATTTGGGCAGCTGCGTCTAGGAGCCTGGGCAGCGGCGGGCGATGGCCCGTGACGCCGTGAGTCATCGACGACAGGAGATTGATTTGCACATGAACCTGAATATACAATCCAAATACTGCGGTACCAAgatttttacacattttttaaATGGCCAATGGCCAAAGGAAAATCCCCCAAAtcgagaagaagagagggagagagtgtaAGAcccttgatttttcttttgttctttaaataATTGAACCCTTATTTTGGAGAGGGATTATAGATAGTAGATTAAATGTTTAATAGGGATAGCTCTGTCAAGAGAAGAATTATGGAAAGAAATGGAGGATTTCCTAACtgaaaagaattaaagaaatgagaaaggaaatcaAGAGGCCGTTTCCTtgtgagaaactgaaaagaagaaaacgtaTGACAAGCTGGTAGAGGGTTATTTAACCCCATTTTTCCCATTCTTTATTGCATTCTTAGAGGAGGAGACTCAACGACAGAAAgttgagagaaagaaggaggaaGTGAAGAAGAGATCAAGGAAAGGAGTTGGTGCTGAAAACTCATCTAGATTAACAGGTATGGAGATTTTCAGTTATGAATGCATGCAACATGAAGCTTGTATATTTTGagttattatatatacatatgcatgtggATTTATGAATTTATACGCTAGACATGAACCTATGCATGAGGTGTTGTATGATGGTAATgctacacaaaaaaaaacaagcatgcTAAGAGTAATTGAAATCCTCGGGTTCCTGTAGCATGGTgtgtatattttcctttcatccaTGAAGAACCGAGACCACAGAGGACCCTAATACATCATCacacaaaagaaagatatgATACGAAAACCCTTTGAGAGGGTCTGGCTACAGAATGTGCAACACAGATTTGAAGAGGGGAAGACTCTGTGGCCTTCCCGAACCTGCTGtgataaattaataataatcaGAGTGAACAGTTGAGGCTTCACCGGTAGAAGGCAGGTCTGCTCTGCTCGACTAGGGGTAAACCAAAATCAGCAATATATAAGAGAAAGGGGAGGAGATATTGTCTCGATGAACAGAATCAGTCGCTCACCGACGTACAAAGATCAGTGTCGGGTTCGTCTTCTTCACGATAGTAGCAGAGGCGATTTGGGGGAAAAGATGAA containing:
- the LOC126409199 gene encoding cysteine-rich receptor-like protein kinase 26, with the translated sequence MYVTVPNFTIPRSFMNVSFQAAEAIPDPERFKPMLTSFFNNLILSATTNPSGRLYWGDSFRYSQNLTVYAMAQCIQNQTPKSCGRCLDEAFAIMFKDGTNTTSSTVFHNIECTVVYDIYPFFTPPPHKIAPSIAISISTSCFQPSLIDKVRSPFHRNLKALLNNYLIVQAPLNGFYDETVGLGSSQVYGQALCRGDITKDVCWHCIAQASTKIQELCPNSRRAIIWLDLCHLRYSDENFAGTVDVQDRACQPSAENTSNPTNFDENLRILFSNLTSKAVQSSPTHFFATGKTLLPDSQTIYALVQCVRDISADQCVWCLRNASADIEGCFNGRQGGRILRGSCSLSFGMQSFFAGDPALVSSVQPNHGHRRRWMLVLICFICGLLLTAAFAFCLVGKLKQRLGKVDLP